Proteins encoded together in one Cryptococcus deuterogattii R265 chromosome 13, complete sequence window:
- a CDS encoding ubiquitin thioesterase OTU1 translates to MSRILQGVSTLDLDPETTSVDDLKLLIFSTTAIPPDEQDIKYGYPPKPLPSSAGPLSSIPIGRGEQLIVSSVPSDSSSKKAPVIAQPPSTTASAPAVSNPTNAPPILAAPLVSNASQDQGAEGGESVALPGRDAGYLQLRVVPDDNSCLFSAIGVVFEGGIEAAQKLRTVVANAIKDDPFTYSDVMLGKPIDQYVKQIQKPQTWGGAIELSIFAKYYKTEIASFDVATGRCDRFGQDEYDSRCLLVYSGIHYDAISLSPLPVSPTSFHTTVFPVTDQTILTTADKLVSQLRARHYYTDTANFDLRCAICKKGLRGEKGAREHAMQTGHVEFGEY, encoded by the exons ATGAGTCGAATTCTACAAG GGGTCTCAACGCTAGATTTGGACCCAGAAACCACCAGCGTAGACGATCTCAAATTGTTGATCTTCTCTACCACTGCGATACCTCCGGATGAGCAGGATA TCAAGTATGGATATCCACCCAAACCACTTCCATCATCGGCGGGGCCGCTGTCTTCTATCCCCATTGGCAGGGGCGAGCAGCTCATTGTCAGCTCTGTACCATCGGATAGCTCTTCAAAGAAGGCACCAGTTATTGCTCAACCTCCATCAACTACTGCCTCAGCTCCTGCTGTTTCAAATCCTACCAATGCTCCGCCAATCCTTGCTGCCCCCTTAGTGTCGAATGCTTCTCAGGACCAGGGTGCAGAAGGAGGCGAGAGCGTTGCCCTACCCGGCAGAGACGCTGGATACCTGCAGCTGAGGGTTGTACCAGATGATAATTCTTGTCTTTTCAGTGCTATCGGCGTTGTATTTGAGGGCGGTATCGAGGCGGCACAGAAGCTGCGTACAGTGGTCGCCAATGCTATCAAGGATGACCCTTTCACATACTCGGACGTTATGCTAGG CAAGCCAATCGATCAGTATGTGAAACAGATTCAAAAGCCGCAGACGTGGGGCGGAGCTATTG AACTCTCAATATTTGCCAAATA CTACAAGACTGAGATCGCGTCGTTTGACGTGGCAACAGGCCGTTGCGACAGATTTGGCCAAGATGAATATGACTCACG ATGCCTCCTTGTCTACTCTGGTATTC ATTACGACGCCATCAGTCTTTCACCTCTCCCCGTTTCCCCAACTTCTTTCCACACTACTGTATTCCCGGTAACTGATCAAACTATTCTCACTACTGCGGACAAGCTCGTCTCACAGCTTCGAGCTAGGCACTATTATACTGACACTGCAAACTTCGATCTCAGGTGTGCTATATGCAAGAAGGGTCTGAGGGGAGAAAAGGGCGCGAGAGAACATGCCATGCAAACTGGTC ATGTCGAGTTTGGCGAGTATTAG
- a CDS encoding U6 snRNA-associated Sm-like protein LSm6, with the protein MSSPEPQDESQPISGSPSEFLRNIVGKRVKVRIGSGVDYTGVLTCLDGYMNVALEQAEEWAGEVKTAVYGDCFLRGNNVLYISALEDL; encoded by the exons ATGAGCTCGCCAGAACCCCAGGATGAATCTCAACCCATCTCCGGATCCCCTTCGGAATTTCTTCGAAACATTGTTGGCAAGCGTGTTAAGGTTAGAATAGGAAGCGGAGTGGACTACACTG GTGTTTTAACATGTTTGGACGGATATATGAATGTTGCTCTTGAGCAAGCAGAGGAGTGGGCaggagaggtgaagacTGCCGTTTATGGTGATTGTTTCTTGCGAGGTAACAACG TTCTCTACATCTCAGCATTGGAAGACTTATAG
- a CDS encoding fungal specific transcription factor yields MKAPAEKQSKTKIYAPYDATSPKSLQPPPLPHKPKSNSSRPSQPSTPTETTPDVSGQSTYKVARAISSCTRCRSRKQKCDGKLPACSACERAKVECIGFDAISKTNISRNYLHQLEQEITSLRAQVAALTSDDPIGRTKKGIAANASQALSAYRSDFPIDPSLHDDRSPRSPHESPNIAGPSTYSSQHQRRLSDFPYPSVPSNSDSPRSSFAHASNSRSHPLGQAASLHATSLTRMVHDAALRTGHAANGGSSLNPSGSNASGSDRGSVLGGVDSPIIGNDREEAHTSPETVLTPHSGHKRHPSASPLATSATLSVSSGGKPKRKITIPPLPPQPAVERLVAAYVDFVGVTGPIIHIPTLGRQLVKIREGTDVEEGDIFVVMMVLALSTMASSRFVDPPDDLRACSEAFHAEAMKHLDAVFEEQSYVGLQAILLLVWYSLLNPDKGSIWFLVGLATRACVDLGYHNEHNVQVDQLDALELDMRRRLFWCTYKMDRLLSQSLGRPPSIPDGFINVPLPSNLHDIDIHAGHYGPPTGEPCSYKAVFLHTTKLRQLQSEILFNTYGVHGSTGRIPSDEWFDDCYARLKHWLKTSPEPRGTVSTEGFELSFHNSCLLLFRPSPGCPRPGRKALSTVLTSSGYIIRIYRRMQLNNRISWLWMTSHFSFMAGLSFLYAYFNLYSMGGGHDVPSIDDAMMDIESCLGVLEFLAPRVPSAAACHDTLRTVSQAIFKQLSDLDPPTTTISSSPNRRSLLRGAPISSSREDPLPNVFPAPLPPVALPYELSLLDNLFRNPMASHNKASDYTSNKLCGKRKAETEGYHHSAPSSMPSKTFHSAGEYPPPHSYGSGHVPGPISDPSTIMGTFGLAAHLNLPPGSNLPVFPPSNGPNLSTLANTAAAAAAAGSFAPSGVGSNETMLNEDNEQNGFDIFSFLMDEEGGLGTNGFSLDVPADFSLWG; encoded by the exons ATGAAGGCTCCAGCCGAAAAGCAGTCCAAGACAAAAATTTACGCCCCTTACGACGCCACCTCACCAAAATCTTTgcaacctccaccactcCCCCACAAACCAAAGTCAAACAGCTCGAGGCCATCACAGCCGTCCACACCCACGGAAACGACCCCCGACGTTTCCGGGCAATCCACGTACAAGGTTGCGAGAGCAATTTCAAGTTGTACTAGATGTAGATCACGAAAGCAAAAGTGTGATGGCAAGCTTCCAGCTTGTAGTGCATGCGAGAGAGCCAAAGTGGAATGTATTGGTTTTGACGCGATAAGTAAAACAAATATCTCAAGAAA CTACCTGCATCAGCTCGAACAAGAGATCACCTCCTTACGTGCTCAAGTCGCTGCCCTAACCTCAGACGACCCCATTGGTCGCACGAAAAAAGGAATCGCAGCCAATGCTTCTCAGGCTCTTTCTGCTTATCGCTCTGATTTCCCTATTGATCCATCCCTCCATGATGATCGATCCCCACGCTCTCCACATGAATCTCCCAACATTGCTGGACCCTCCACCTATTCTTCTCAACATCAACGACGACTTTCGGACTTCCCATATCCATCCGTCCCCTCAAATTCTGACTCACCCCGCTCATCTTTTGCTCATGCGTCTAATTCAAGATCCCATCCTTTAGGTCAAGCTGCGAGTCTTCATGCGACATCTCTTACTAGAATGGTACATGACGCTGCCCTCAGAACGGGCCATGCAGCCAACGGAGGCTCTTCTTTAAACCCGTCTGGTTCCAACGCCTCAGGTAGTGACCGTGGGTCTGTCCTTGGCGGAGTTGATTCGCCTATAATAGGGAATGATCGTGAAGAAGCCCATACCTCACCTGAAACGGTGTTGACACCTCATTCTGGTCACAAGCGTCATCCGAGTGCATCACCTCTTGCTACTTCTGCTACACTTTCTGTGTCGAGCGGTGGCAAGCCTAAACGTAAAATCACTATTCCACCTTTGCCACCTCAACCTGCTGTCGAAAGGCTTGTTGCAGCGTATGTCGACTTTGTCGGTGTTACGGGGCCCATCATCCATATTCCGACTCTAGGCAGGCAGTTGGTGAAAATTCGTGAGGGAACggatgtggaggaaggcgatATCTTTGTCGTAATGATGGTGCTTG CATTGAGTACTATGGCGTCGTCGAGGTTTGTTGACCCTCCAGACGACCTGCGAGCGTGCTCTGAGGCTTTCCACGCCGAAGCTATGAAACACCTTGACGCCGTCTTCGAGGAACAGAGCTATG TCGGTCTCCAAGCTATTCTCCTTTTGGTGTGGTATTCCCTTCTCAACCCTGACAAAGGCTCTATTTGGTTCCTTGTCGGCCTTGCTACCCGAGCATGTGTTGATCTCGGATACCACAACGAGCATAATGTTCAGGTTGATCAGCTCGACGCACTTGAACTGGATATGCGACGAAGGCTGTTTTGGTGTACATACAAGATGGACCGACTGTTATCACAATCTTTGGGTAGACCGCCCAGTATCCCCGATGGTTTCATTAATGTCCCT CTTCCATCCAATCTCCACGATATTGACATCCACGCTGGACATTATGGCCCCCCCACTGGCGAACCATGCTCCTACAAAGCTGTTTTCCTCCATACCACCAAGCTTCGTCAGCTCCAGTCTGAAATTCTTTTCAACACTTATGGTGTACATGGGTCAACTGGGAGAATACCGTCGGATGAATGGTTTGATGATTGTTATGCCAGGCTTAAGCACTGGCTCAAGACTTCTCCGGAGCCAAGAGGAACCGTTTCGACAGAAGGATTTGAGCTCTCATTCCACA ACTCCTGCTTGTTATTATTCCGCCCTTCGCCTGGATGCCCTCGACCAGGAAGGAAGGCCCTCTCGACTGTGCTCACGAGCTCGGGATATATCATCCGAATCTACAGAAGGATGCAGCTGAACAACCGAATCAGCTGGCTCTGGATGACC AGTCACTTTTCATTCATGGCAGGGTTGTCGTTCCTATACGCTTATTTCAATCTGTACAGTATGGGTGGGGGGCACGATGTGCCTTCAATTGATGACGCGATGATGGATATTGAATCGTGCCTAGGCGTACTCGAGTTCCTTGCTC CTCGAGTGCCTTCAGCAGCTGCATGTCACGACACTTTGCGTACTGTGTCCCAGGCGATCTTCAAACAGCTTTCCGATCTTGACCCCCCAACTACTACAatttcatcatcccccAACCGACGTTCTTTGCTTCGTGGTGcgcccatctcctcttctcggGAAGACCCCCTTCCAAACGTTTTCCCCGCGCCTTTGCCCCCGGTGGCTTTACCATACGAGCTTTCGTTACTCGACAACTTGTTCCGAAATCCCATGGCTTCGCACAACAAGGCATCGGACTACACCAGTAACAAGTTGTGCGGTAAGCGCAAGGCCGAGACCGAGGGGTATCACCACTCCGCACCCTCAAGTATGCCCTCAAAAACATTCCACTCGGCTGGCGAGtatcctccaccacacTCATACGGTTCTGGTCATGTGCCAGGACCTATTTCAGATCCTAGTACTATTATGGGTACGTTTGGTTTAGCTGCTCACCTGAATTTGCCTCCTGGAAGCAACTTGCCCGTATTCCCGCCTTCTAACGGTCCTAATTTGTCGACGTTGGCGAACACggctgctgccgctgctgctgccggtTCATTCGCGCCAAGTGGGGTAGGATCAAATGAAACCATGCTGAATGAGGACAATGAGCAAAATGGGTTTGATATTTTTAGCTTTTTGATGGACGAAGAGGGAGGATTGGGAACGAATGGGTTTTCATTGGATGTGCCTGCGGATTTCTCGTTATGGGGATAG
- a CDS encoding claudin family protein, which yields MRGEHCVAGATILSVISVILLIFAHIGQVSSGALVKSIYMAEVNVAAYGNGFQGGTNTSASGMYDTSTTDLMGTFKGLRQYYRFGMYNACGYQKDGGGICNTSAFAYPMEPLGGMIGDVPAKFRKQTVDIIPTSTFKDNSYNHGMTRAGTGLIFVGSCGAALALIFGVIKLRLTFFIASICASVGAFLLMLGAALWTAVIAKDAWLQNVKVQHGYKLGIYVTAGPSLYLVWVAFAFTSLSCLPYVIACCTYRK from the exons ATGCGAGGCGAACACTGTGTAGCGGGCGCGACCATCCTCTCGGTCATCtctgtcatcctccttaTCTTCGCCCACATTGGTCAAGTCAGCTCTGGTGCTCTGGTCAAGTCCATATACATGGCTGAGGTCAACGTCGCTGC CTATGGAAACGGTTTCCAAGGCGGCACAAACACCAGTGCAAGCGGCATGTACGACACTAGTACGACAGACCTGATGGGAACTTTTAAGGGTCTCAGGCAGTACTACCGCTTCGGCATGTACA ATGCTTGTGGCTACCAGAAGGATGGTGGGGGGATTTGCAATACTTCCGCTTTTGCCTACCCGATGGAGCCCCTTGGTGGTATGATCGGTGATGTTCCCGCCAAATTCAGGAAGCAGACTGTGGACATCATTCCTACCTCGACCTTCAAAGACAACTCTTACAATCATGGGATGACCAGGGCAGGAACTGGCTTGATCTTC GTCGGCTCTTGTGGTGCTGCCCTCGCTCTCATCTTTGGTGTTATCAAGCTCCGACTCACTTTTTTCATCGCCTCCATCTGTGCTAGTGTCGGTGCCTTTTTGCTTATGCT CGGTGCTGCCCTTTGGACAGCAGTCATTGCCAAGGATGCGTGGTTGCAGAACGTCAAGGTCCAACATGGCTACAAGCTAGGTATCTATGTCACTGCCGGTCCATCCCTCT ATCTTGTATGGGTAGCATTTGCTTtcacttctctttcatgCTTGCCGTACGTTATCGCCTGCTGCACCTACCGCAAATGA